A window from Pseudomonas sp. MRSN 12121 encodes these proteins:
- the aspA gene encoding aspartate ammonia-lyase: protein MSSAASFRTEKDLLGVLEVPAQAYYGIQTLRAVNNFRLSGVPISHYPKLVVGLAMVKQAAADANRELGHLSEAKHAAISEACARLIRGDFHEEFVVDMIQGGAGTSTNMNANEVIANIALEAMGHQKGEYQYLHPNNDVNMAQSTNDAYPTAIRLGLLLGHDALLASLDSLIQSFAAKGEEFSHVLKMGRTQLQDAVPMTLGQEFRAFATTLGEDLARLKTLAPELLTEVNLGGTAIGTGINADPRYQALAVQRLATISGHPLVPAADLIEATSDMGAFVLFSGMLKRTAVKLSKICNDLRLLSSGPRTGINEINLPARQPGSSIMPGKVNPVIPEAVNQVAFQVIGNDLALTMAAEGGQLQLNVMEPLIAFKILDSIRLLQRAMDMLREHCITGITANEQRCRELVEHSIGLVTALNPYIGYENATRIARIALESGRGVLELVREEGLLDDAMLDDILRPENMIAPRLVPLKA, encoded by the coding sequence ATGTCCTCCGCTGCATCTTTCCGCACAGAAAAAGACCTGCTTGGCGTACTCGAAGTACCGGCTCAAGCGTATTACGGCATCCAGACCCTGCGAGCGGTGAACAACTTCCGCCTCTCCGGCGTTCCGATTTCGCATTACCCGAAACTGGTGGTCGGCCTGGCGATGGTCAAGCAAGCCGCCGCTGACGCCAACCGCGAGCTGGGTCACCTGAGCGAAGCCAAGCATGCGGCCATCAGCGAAGCCTGTGCCCGTCTGATCCGCGGCGATTTCCACGAAGAGTTCGTGGTGGACATGATTCAAGGCGGCGCTGGCACTTCGACCAACATGAATGCCAACGAAGTCATCGCCAACATCGCGCTGGAGGCCATGGGCCACCAGAAAGGCGAGTACCAGTACCTGCACCCGAACAACGACGTGAACATGGCGCAGTCGACCAACGACGCCTACCCGACCGCGATCCGCCTGGGTCTGCTGCTGGGCCACGACGCGCTGCTGGCCAGCCTCGACAGCCTGATCCAGTCGTTCGCCGCCAAGGGTGAAGAATTCAGCCACGTCCTGAAGATGGGCCGTACCCAGCTGCAAGACGCCGTTCCAATGACCCTCGGCCAGGAATTCCGCGCCTTCGCCACCACCCTGGGCGAAGACCTGGCACGCCTGAAGACCCTGGCGCCGGAACTGCTGACCGAAGTGAACCTGGGCGGCACCGCCATCGGCACCGGCATCAACGCCGACCCGCGCTACCAGGCCCTGGCCGTACAGCGCCTGGCCACCATCAGCGGTCATCCGCTGGTTCCGGCGGCCGACCTGATCGAAGCCACTTCCGACATGGGCGCCTTCGTGCTGTTCTCCGGCATGCTCAAGCGCACCGCGGTCAAGCTGTCGAAGATCTGCAACGACCTGCGCCTGCTGTCCAGCGGTCCACGCACCGGCATCAACGAGATCAACCTCCCAGCGCGCCAGCCAGGCAGCTCGATCATGCCCGGCAAGGTCAACCCGGTGATCCCGGAAGCCGTGAACCAGGTAGCGTTCCAGGTCATCGGTAACGACCTGGCCCTGACCATGGCAGCCGAAGGCGGCCAATTGCAGCTGAACGTGATGGAGCCGCTGATCGCCTTCAAGATCCTCGACTCGATCCGCCTGCTGCAACGCGCCATGGACATGCTGCGCGAGCACTGCATCACCGGCATCACCGCCAACGAGCAGCGCTGCCGCGAACTGGTCGAGCACTCGATCGGCCTGGTCACCGCGCTGAACCCGTACATCGGCTATGAAAACGCCACCCGTATCGCCCGTATCGCGCTGGAAAGCGGCCGCGGCGT
- a CDS encoding LysR substrate-binding domain-containing protein — MNLESKWLEDFSALAATRSFSQAAERRFVTQPAFSRRIRSLEAALGLTLVNRSRTPIELTAAGQLFLVTARTVVEQLGEVLRHLHHLEGGQGEVMQVAAAHSLALGFFPRWIAQLRNEGLNIATRLVATNVGDAVHALREGGCDLMLAFYDPDSAMQMDPEIFPSLHLGQTEMLPVCAADAAGKPLFDLEGEASVPLLAYSAGAFLGRSVNQLLRQRNLRFTTVYETAMADSLKSMALEGLGIAWVPHLSVRAELARGELVVCGGSQWHVPLEIRLYRCALVRKANVRLLWRKLEGGAAQGTAGA; from the coding sequence ATGAATCTGGAAAGCAAATGGCTCGAGGACTTCAGTGCCCTGGCCGCTACCCGCAGCTTCTCGCAGGCGGCCGAACGGCGTTTCGTGACCCAGCCGGCCTTCAGCCGACGGATCCGCAGCCTCGAAGCCGCGCTTGGGCTGACCCTGGTCAATCGCTCGCGCACGCCGATCGAACTGACGGCGGCGGGGCAGCTGTTCCTGGTGACGGCGCGCACGGTGGTCGAGCAGTTGGGCGAAGTGCTGCGCCATCTGCATCACCTCGAAGGCGGCCAGGGCGAAGTGATGCAGGTCGCCGCGGCGCATTCCCTGGCCCTGGGCTTCTTCCCGCGCTGGATCGCGCAGCTGCGCAACGAAGGCTTGAACATCGCCACGCGCCTGGTGGCGACCAACGTCGGCGATGCGGTGCATGCCCTGCGCGAAGGCGGCTGCGACCTGATGCTGGCCTTCTACGACCCGGACTCGGCCATGCAGATGGACCCGGAAATCTTCCCTTCGCTGCACCTGGGGCAGACCGAGATGCTGCCGGTCTGCGCGGCGGATGCCGCCGGCAAGCCGCTGTTCGACCTCGAAGGCGAAGCCAGCGTGCCGCTGCTGGCCTACAGCGCCGGGGCGTTTCTCGGGCGCTCGGTGAACCAGTTGCTGCGCCAGCGCAACCTGCGGTTCACCACGGTGTATGAGACCGCGATGGCCGACAGCCTCAAGAGCATGGCCCTGGAGGGTCTCGGGATCGCCTGGGTGCCGCACCTGAGCGTGCGCGCCGAGCTGGCCCGTGGCGAACTGGTGGTCTGCGGCGGTTCGCAATGGCATGTGCCGCTGGAGATCCGCCTGTACCGCTGCGCCCTGGTGCGCAAGGCCAACGTCCGGCTGTTGTGGCGCAAGCTGGAAGGCGGCGCAGCGCAAGGCACGGCAGGGGCGTGA